In Bosea sp. PAMC 26642, the DNA window GCGCCGCGATGATCAAGGCGCGCCCGGTGGCGGGCGACCTTGCGCTCGGCGCACGCTTCGTCGCCGATCTCGCGCCCTTCATCTGGCGCAAATATTTCGACTTCGCCACGATCGCCGACATCCATGCGATGAAGCGCCAGATCCAGACGGTGAAGGGCCACGAAACGATCGCGGTGGCCGGCCATAACGTGAAGCTCGGGCGCGGCGGCATCCGTGAGATCGAGTTCTTCGTGCAGACGCAGCAGCTCGTCTTCGGCGGCCGGCGCCCGACGCTGCGCGGGCCACGCACGTTGGAGATGCTGGGCGAGCTGACGCGCGAGGGCTGGATCACGGCGCAGGCGCGCGACGAACTCACCGCATCCTATCTCTTCCTGCGCACCATCGAGCATCGCCTCCAGATGCGCCATGACGAGCAGACCCAGACCCTGCCGAAGCAGAAGGACGACCTCGAAGCCTTCGCGCGCTTTTGCGGCTATCCCTCGACCGCCGCCTTCGGCAAGGCCCTGACCGCCCATGCCAGACGGGTCGAGGGCCATTATGCGCTGCTCTTCGAGGAGGGGCCGTCGCTGGCCAACGAGGCGGGTACGCTCAGCTTCACCGGCACGGAGGTCGACGCCGACACGCTCACGACCTTGCGCAAGCTAGGCTTCCGTGACCCCGGAACCGCCATCGAGACCGTCAAGGGCTGGCATTTCGGGCGCCGCGCCGCCGTCACGAGTTCCAGAGCCCGCGAGGTCCTGACCGAGCTGACGCCGGCGCTGCTGGTCGCGCTCGGCCGCACCGCCGATCCTGACGGCGCACTCGCCCATCTCGACAATGCCTTCGTTCGGATGCCGGCGGCCGTCGAACTGCTGACGCTGCTGCGCTCGCATGGCTCGCTGCTGACGCTCTTCGCCGACATCCTTGGCAGCGCCCCGCGCCTGGCGAAGGTCGCCGCGATGCACCCCCATGTCCTCGACAGCGTCATCGACCCGGCCTTCACCAAGGCCGCGCTCGAGGTCGAGGGCCTGACGCGCCGCATCCGCAACGCGGTCGGGACGCCGCCGCCCAGCGTCGAGGACGGACTCGACCGCCTGCGCGACGCCGCCCGGCAGGAGAACTTTCTCGTCGGTGCGCGGCTGATGTCGGGCGTCTATCCGGCGCAGGCCGCAGGGCAGGCCTACTGTGCCGTGGCCGAAGCCTGCTTGCGTGTCGGTTTCGCGGATACGCGGGCCGCCTTCATCGCCGATCATGGCACGATCGCGGGCGCGGAGGCCGTGGTGCTCGGGCTCGGGCGGCTCGGGGCGGGCGAACTGACGCCATCATCGGACCTCGACCTGATCCTGCTCTACGATCGCCCGGAGGACGCAGGCCCGAGCACCGGCGGCAAGGCGCTCGACCCGGTCACCTGGCATGTCCGCTTCACCCAGCGCCTCATCGCCGCCATGACGGTGCCGACGCGTCGCGGCACGCTCTACCAGGTCGACATGAGGCTGCGCCCCACCGGCAACAAGAGCCCCGTTGCAACGCAGTTCAGCGGCTTCGAAGCCTATCACGCCGGCGACGCCGAGATCTGGGAGGAAATGGCGCTGACCCGCGCCCGCGTCGTTGCGGGCGATGCCGGCCTGCGGCAGCGGGTCGAAGCCGCCATCGCGGCGATCCTGTCGCGCAAGCGCAACCCGGCCAAGGTTGCTGCCGCCGTGCTGGAGATGCGCGCGCTGATCGCGAAGGAGAAGGGCGAGAAGGATGGCTGGGATCTCAAGCTCGCCGCCGGCGGTCTGACGGATCTCGATTTCCTGGCGCAGTTCCTGGTTCTGGCTCACGCCCACGATCATTCGAGCCTGCTGGCCGGCGATACGCCTGCCGTCTTCGCGGCGGCGCGCGAGGTGGGCCTGCTGACTCAGGCCGACGCCGCCGGCCTGACCGAGGCGCATCGGCTTATCGCCGACGTCCAGCTCTGGCAGCGCTTCACGGTCGAGGACGCCTTCGACCCTGTGCGGGTGCCGCCCCGCGTCCTGCAGCGCATCGCCACCGCCGTCGGCCGGCCTGATGCGAAGGTCCTGCGGGCAGAACTGGACGAGACCCGTGCAAGCGTCCGGTCGACCTTTACTCACCTGCTCGGCGCTGCGCGGCGGGCGTGATGCTCAAGCCGCCTTGGCGGTGATCCGCCCGGCGCCGCCGTTCAGCGGCAGGTGGACCATGACGATGGTGCCGGAGCCGATCGCGGAACGCAGGCGCAGCGAGCCGCCATGCATCTCCGCCAGCGAACGCGCAATGGCGAGGCCCAGACCCGAGCCCTTGTAGCTGCGTGTCAGATCGCCCTCGACCTGCTCGAAGGGCCGTCCGATCCGGTCGATCTTCTCCTTGGGGATGCCGATGCCGGTATCCTCGATGAAGATGTTCAGCGCGTTCGGCACCTGGCGCATCCGGATCGCGATCTGGCCGCCCTCGGGGGTGAACTTGACGGCGTTGTCGAGCAGATTGCCGAGGATCTGGTAGAGCGCGTGCGGGTCGGCCTCGAGATGGAGATGCTGCGGCCCCTCGACGGCGATGGAGAGGTTCTTGCGGTCGATCTCGTCGCGGGCCTTGCGCACGGCCTCGTCGACGACGAGGTTGAGCGTGATATCGGACTTTTCCAGCCGCATCCGGCCGGATTCGATGCGCGACATGTCGAGAATGTCGTTGATCACCCCGAGCAGATAACCGCCGCTCGATCGGATGTCGCGGACATAGTCGAGATAGCGGTCGCTGCCGAGATTGCCGAACAGGCCGTTCTCCATGATCTCGGAGAAGCCGATGATGGCGTTGAGCGGCGTGCGCAGCTCATGGCTCATATTGGCGAGGAATTCGGACTTGGCGCGGTTGGCGCTCTCCGCCGAGGCCTTCTGTTCGAGATAGCGCTCGGCCATGTCGGCGAGCTGCTGGGCCTGCGCCTCCAGCTTCTGGCGCGAGGCCTTGAGATCGGTGACGTGCATCAGGAGCTGCTGCTCCGACTGGGTCAGCCGCTCTTCCTGCTGCTTCAGCTTGGTGATGTCGGTGCCGACCGAAACCGAGCCTCCATCCTTGGTGCGGCGGCCGTTGATCTGGAGCCAGCGCCCGTCCGAGAGGCGCGCCTCATAGGAGGTCTCGCTCGCCGCCCCGCGTACGGCCCGGACCGGCTCGCGGTCGATATTGGGCTGGGCCGAGACCTGCATCACCTCGTCATGGCTGATGCCGGCCTGCGCGAGCTCCGGGGAAAGCTGGTGGAGCTGCTGGTATTTGGCGTTGCATAGTACCAGCCGCTGGTCGGCGTCCCAGAGCACGAAGGCTTCCGAGATCGCTTCGACCGCATCGCGCAGCCGCGCATCGGCGGTGGCGGTGCGCTCGGCCATCCGGCGCTGCTCCGAGATGTCGACCGCGATGCCGACGAGATGCTGCGACCTGCTGCGGCGGTCGGTGACGAGCTCGGCCCGGGCTTTCAACCAAACCCAGCCGCCATTGACGTCGCGGACGCGGAATTCCTGGTCGAGATGGTCGGCCTCGCCGCGGCTGATCGCGTCGGCGAGTGCGTAGAGATCGGCATCCTCGGGATGGATGAAGCCGTTGACCTCGCCGAAGGACATGTAGTCGCCGGCCCGGTCGTAGCCGAGCATCGCATACATCGAATCCGACCAGTAGATCCGCCCGCGCGCCAGATCCCAGTCCCACAGGCCGCAATGGCCGCGATTGAGGGCGGTGTCGATGCGTTCGCGCACGCAGTCGCAGTCCTCGTCGGCGGCGCGTGCGCGTCGCGATTGCAGCAGGAAGGCCAGCGTGATCGCCGCCAGCACCAGGCCTGCCGTGCCGAACAGCCCGATCAGGGCATTGCGGCGTTGCTCCCAGGCACCCAGGGCCTTGACGATGGGCTGGATGACGGCCACCTGGCCGAGCGGGGCTGCGAGGTTGCGCACGGTGGCGAGACCTTCGGTGCCGCCGGGCAGGGTGATGCGCATCACGCCGGCGCGGTCGCCAAACACCGTCAGCGGCTGGGTCTGGCCGAGGAAATCGACCAGTGTCCGTTGGGTCTGGCCGATCACCGGCTCGCTGGCGACGACATGTCCGTCCGCCGCGCTGACATGGACGATGCGGCCGCTGGCGGAAAGATGGCGTCCGGCGAGTGTCGCCAGAACAGTCTCGGGCGAAATATTGGAGGCGCTGGCAACGTCGAGTTCTCGTGCAAGCAGTGCCGAGACGAGATCCACATCACCGATGGCATCGAGCACCGCATCGTCGCGCATCGCATTGGTCTGGATGACGGCGCCGGCGCTCAGGATCAGGATGAAGCTGGCGACGATCGCCGGAATGACCTTGCGGATCGTCGGTTCGAGGCTCTCGAACCGCCTGTACAGCGGATGCGTCAGCGATCGTCCGACACCCAGAATCGTGGCCGCGCGCATGGTTGCGCAGCCCGCGTTCGCACGCGACATGCCCGTCCCCCTTCGGAATTTTACCGTCAGCAGATCGGGAGACGTGCCGCATCCCCGCGAATCAGTTTCAGTTGAATCCGCGTGAGTCGGTTTGTCCAGCCTTGAGTTGAATCGACACCGCAGAATTCGCCTTCAGGTTGCAGTGTGCGTTGCAATGAATCTTGTGCGGGTAATGAAACGTTAATCTTCCCGACAGGTCGGTCGGGCGGCGGGTTCAGGCAAGCGCCCGCTCGGCGATATCGGCCACGTCGCGCGACAGGTTCGGCGTCTGCGCCACCATCGCCAGCGCGGTCTCCGCGAGTGCTTTCCGGCCCGGTTCCAGCATACGCCAGCTCTTGAACGAGCCGAGCAGGCGGGAGGCGATCTGGGGGTTGGTGCGGTCGAGCGCGATCACCATGTCGGCGATGAAGAGATAGCCCGCGCCGTCGGGCCGGTTGAACTGGGTCAGGTTGGCGGCGAAGCCGCCGATCAGCGAGCGCACCCGGTTGGGATTGCCGAGCGAGAACGCCGGGTGCTGCATCAGGCCCTTGACCCGGTCGAGGGTGCCGTGCTCCGCGATCAGAGCCTGCGCCATCAACCATTTGTCGAGGACGAGCGGCTCGCCCCTGTAGATATCGCCGAAGCGCGCGATCAGCGCCTCGCGATCCTCGCCGGGGATCAGCGTCATCGCTGCGAGCGCCGCCAGCCGGTCGGTCAGGTTGTCGGCCGCCGCGAACTGCCGTTCCGCCAGCCTTGCGCCCGCCGCCGGTTCGGCAATGGCGATCAGCCCGAGCGCCTCGTTGCGCAGGGCGCGCCGTCCGGCCGAGGCCGCGTCGGGACTGTAGCGCTGCCCCGTATCAAGCGCCTCGCGCAATTCCAGCAGCGTCGCCCGCAGGTTCGTGCCGACCGCGGCAGATAGTGCGCGATGGGCCGTGTGGATCGCGTCGGGATCGACATCCCTGCCGATCTCGCGGGCGATGTCGGCGATGGCGGGCAGGCGCAGCACCTGCGCCGCGAATGCCGGATCGGCCAGCGCCTGGCTACGCAGGAACGGCCCAAGCGCGCCCGCGATATCGTCGGCCCTTGCGGCGAGCGTCGCACCGTCGCCGCGCCCTGCCGCGACGAGGGCGCGGGTGGCGACGCTCTGCAGCGCCTGCCAGCAGTTGAAGGAATCGCTGTCGCTCGACAGCAGCCGCAGCAGATCGGCGTCGGCGAGATCGAGTTCGAGCCTGACCGGCGCCGAGAAGCCGCGCAGCAGCGAGGGAATCGGCGGCTCGGGCACATCGTCGAAGGTCACCGAGAGCGACGCCCGGTCGAGCACGATCAGCCCGTCGCCGGCATAGGCCTCGGAAGCCGTTTTGAGGGGCAGGTCGCCGGCCTTGCCGACGAGACCGATGACCACGGGCAGCACCACGGGCTGCTTGTCCGTCTGGCCGGGCGTCGCAGGCGTCGTTTGCGCGAGATCGAGCGTATAGCTCTTCGCCTGCGCGTCGTAGCGCCCGGAGGCGACGATGGTCGGCGTGCCCGCCTGCTCGTACCAGCGCGCGAAATGGCCCAGGTCTCGCCCCGAGGCCTCGGCGAAGCAGGCCAGGAATTCCTCGATCGTGGCCGCGGTCCCGTCGCAGCGGATGAAATAGAGATCCATTCCAGTGCGGAAGGCGTCCTCGCCGATGAGGACCTTGAGCATACGGATGACCTCCGCGCCCTTCTCGTAGACCGTCGGCGTGTAGAAGTTGTTGATCTCCTTGTAGGCGCGCGGCCGCACGGGGTGGGCAAGCGGGCCCGCATCCTCGGAAAACTGCGTCGCGCGCAAGGTCCGCACGTCGGCGATCCGCTTCACCGGCCTCGAGCGCTCGTCGGCGGAGAATTCTTGGTCGCGGAAGACGGTCAGCCCTTCCTTGAGGCAGAGCTGGAACCAGTCGCGGCAGGTGATGCGGTTGCCGGTCCAGTTGTGGAAATATTCATGCGCGATGATCGCCTCGATCGAGGCATAGTCGCCGTCGGTCGCGGTCTGCGGGTCGGCCAGAACATATTTGTCGTTGAAGATGTTGAGGCCCTTGTTCTCCATCGCGCCCATGTTGAAGTCCGAGACGGCGACGACGTTGAACATTTCGAGATCGTAGTTGCGGCCGAAGACGCGCTCGTCCCAGCGCATACAGCGCACGAGCGAGTCCATCGCCCAGCCGGCGCGGCCGGCCTTGCCGGGCTCGACATAGACGGCAAGCTCGACCTTGCGGCCATCGGCGGTGACGTAATCCTCGCGGACATGGTCGAGTGCGCCGCCCACCAGCGCGAAAAGATAGGCGGGCTTCGGATGCGGGTCGTGCCAGACGGCGAAATGCCGGTCGCTCCCGGCCACTTCGCCGGCCGCGACGAGATTGCCGTTCGACAGCAGGACCGGCGCGTCGCTCTTCTTCGCCTCGAGACGCACGGTGTAGACCGACATCACGTCGGGCCGATCGAGGAAATAGGTGATCCGGCGGAAGCCGTCCGCCTCGCACTGCGTGCAATAGACGTTCGAGGAGCGGTAGAGCCCCATCAGCTTGGTGTTGGCCGAAGGGGCGAGCACAGTCTCGATCGTCAAAGTGAAGCCGCGGGCGGGCGGTGCGTGCACAGTCAGCGAGCCGGGCGTGGCGCTGTAGGCATCCTGCGCGAGGGGCGTTCCGTCCAGCGCGATGCCGGCAAGCGCGAGGTCGTCCCCATCCAGGACGAGCGGCGCGCCGCCGTCGCCTGCCGGATTGGGCCGCAGCGCCAGCAGGGCTCGCACTTTGGTCTTGTGCGGATCGAGCCTGATATCGAGATCGACGGTGTCGATCAGCCAGTCGGACGGGCGATAATCCTCGAGGCGGATCAGCGGGGTATCGTCGGCGCGCATGGAAACCTGTGGAATCGATTGTCGGGCCGATGATGGCGATGC includes these proteins:
- a CDS encoding bifunctional [glutamine synthetase] adenylyltransferase/[glutamine synthetase]-adenylyl-L-tyrosine phosphorylase, giving the protein MGERLCEAIAKAPVRPARARTETILARDLIERLRDEEAGAALTALFGDHPKAAALVAGVVAHSPFLTQIMRFDPQALLAALDADPAQRRDALLAEVERHGGPDGETADLMRALRRFRQKMALLIALADIGGVWDVVTVTAALTAMADTAVRLATDHVLRQAAAQGKIDLPDPAAPGTGSGLVVLALGKHGAGELNYSSDIDIVVFFDPEIAEAAGVAEPWSFFVRITQAIARIIQERTPDGYVFRVDLRLRPDPASTHVAVALPSAYSYYETVGQNWERAAMIKARPVAGDLALGARFVADLAPFIWRKYFDFATIADIHAMKRQIQTVKGHETIAVAGHNVKLGRGGIREIEFFVQTQQLVFGGRRPTLRGPRTLEMLGELTREGWITAQARDELTASYLFLRTIEHRLQMRHDEQTQTLPKQKDDLEAFARFCGYPSTAAFGKALTAHARRVEGHYALLFEEGPSLANEAGTLSFTGTEVDADTLTTLRKLGFRDPGTAIETVKGWHFGRRAAVTSSRAREVLTELTPALLVALGRTADPDGALAHLDNAFVRMPAAVELLTLLRSHGSLLTLFADILGSAPRLAKVAAMHPHVLDSVIDPAFTKAALEVEGLTRRIRNAVGTPPPSVEDGLDRLRDAARQENFLVGARLMSGVYPAQAAGQAYCAVAEACLRVGFADTRAAFIADHGTIAGAEAVVLGLGRLGAGELTPSSDLDLILLYDRPEDAGPSTGGKALDPVTWHVRFTQRLIAAMTVPTRRGTLYQVDMRLRPTGNKSPVATQFSGFEAYHAGDAEIWEEMALTRARVVAGDAGLRQRVEAAIAAILSRKRNPAKVAAAVLEMRALIAKEKGEKDGWDLKLAAGGLTDLDFLAQFLVLAHAHDHSSLLAGDTPAVFAAAREVGLLTQADAAGLTEAHRLIADVQLWQRFTVEDAFDPVRVPPRVLQRIATAVGRPDAKVLRAELDETRASVRSTFTHLLGAARRA
- a CDS encoding PAS domain-containing sensor histidine kinase; translation: MSRANAGCATMRAATILGVGRSLTHPLYRRFESLEPTIRKVIPAIVASFILILSAGAVIQTNAMRDDAVLDAIGDVDLVSALLARELDVASASNISPETVLATLAGRHLSASGRIVHVSAADGHVVASEPVIGQTQRTLVDFLGQTQPLTVFGDRAGVMRITLPGGTEGLATVRNLAAPLGQVAVIQPIVKALGAWEQRRNALIGLFGTAGLVLAAITLAFLLQSRRARAADEDCDCVRERIDTALNRGHCGLWDWDLARGRIYWSDSMYAMLGYDRAGDYMSFGEVNGFIHPEDADLYALADAISRGEADHLDQEFRVRDVNGGWVWLKARAELVTDRRSRSQHLVGIAVDISEQRRMAERTATADARLRDAVEAISEAFVLWDADQRLVLCNAKYQQLHQLSPELAQAGISHDEVMQVSAQPNIDREPVRAVRGAASETSYEARLSDGRWLQINGRRTKDGGSVSVGTDITKLKQQEERLTQSEQQLLMHVTDLKASRQKLEAQAQQLADMAERYLEQKASAESANRAKSEFLANMSHELRTPLNAIIGFSEIMENGLFGNLGSDRYLDYVRDIRSSGGYLLGVINDILDMSRIESGRMRLEKSDITLNLVVDEAVRKARDEIDRKNLSIAVEGPQHLHLEADPHALYQILGNLLDNAVKFTPEGGQIAIRMRQVPNALNIFIEDTGIGIPKEKIDRIGRPFEQVEGDLTRSYKGSGLGLAIARSLAEMHGGSLRLRSAIGSGTIVMVHLPLNGGAGRITAKAA
- the pepN gene encoding aminopeptidase N, with protein sequence MRADDTPLIRLEDYRPSDWLIDTVDLDIRLDPHKTKVRALLALRPNPAGDGGAPLVLDGDDLALAGIALDGTPLAQDAYSATPGSLTVHAPPARGFTLTIETVLAPSANTKLMGLYRSSNVYCTQCEADGFRRITYFLDRPDVMSVYTVRLEAKKSDAPVLLSNGNLVAAGEVAGSDRHFAVWHDPHPKPAYLFALVGGALDHVREDYVTADGRKVELAVYVEPGKAGRAGWAMDSLVRCMRWDERVFGRNYDLEMFNVVAVSDFNMGAMENKGLNIFNDKYVLADPQTATDGDYASIEAIIAHEYFHNWTGNRITCRDWFQLCLKEGLTVFRDQEFSADERSRPVKRIADVRTLRATQFSEDAGPLAHPVRPRAYKEINNFYTPTVYEKGAEVIRMLKVLIGEDAFRTGMDLYFIRCDGTAATIEEFLACFAEASGRDLGHFARWYEQAGTPTIVASGRYDAQAKSYTLDLAQTTPATPGQTDKQPVVLPVVIGLVGKAGDLPLKTASEAYAGDGLIVLDRASLSVTFDDVPEPPIPSLLRGFSAPVRLELDLADADLLRLLSSDSDSFNCWQALQSVATRALVAAGRGDGATLAARADDIAGALGPFLRSQALADPAFAAQVLRLPAIADIAREIGRDVDPDAIHTAHRALSAAVGTNLRATLLELREALDTGQRYSPDAASAGRRALRNEALGLIAIAEPAAGARLAERQFAAADNLTDRLAALAAMTLIPGEDREALIARFGDIYRGEPLVLDKWLMAQALIAEHGTLDRVKGLMQHPAFSLGNPNRVRSLIGGFAANLTQFNRPDGAGYLFIADMVIALDRTNPQIASRLLGSFKSWRMLEPGRKALAETALAMVAQTPNLSRDVADIAERALA